The DNA segment ATAAGCCATTATCCAGTGACACAGGTAATTATACTAAAATGACAAAGCTCTTCAATTATCCTACCTTGGACGAATGCACGGAGTATGAGAAAGGACAGTTGGACCAAGATCCCGATCCTGGACCTGACAACTGAGGATTTGATCTTTCAAAATGAAAATTTTAGAATTGAGACTTGGCTTAATTTTTTTACTCGTTGTTGTTTTGAATTGCGGAGGAACGGCTCCGATCCAAAAGGATTCATCTCCCTCTCCTTCGAATGCTTCCGAAACGGGAATGTATGGATATGTTCGTGGTAGTTCGGTGAATGTTCGTTCGAATGGAAAACTTGCGTCGGACAAGGTCGGCATGCTCAAAAAGGGCGAAGTGGTTAAAATCGAATCCGTTTCTCCTGCGAAAGAAGATATTCAAAACGATAGCGAATACTGGTATCAGATCAAAAGTAAAAGCGGCCTTGTTGGTTGGGTATATGGGAAATTTCTAATGGTATACGACCATGCCCCTTTGAGTGAAAAGGAATACATCGCTTTATTCGCTAAGAAATTGTATCCCGGAGAGTCGATTAAGAAAGTAGCCGCTGGTGAATATGAGGTAAAAAGTCCTTACAATTTTTCGTTCAATGTAAAAATTTCCTTGGAAAACGGAATGATCGAAGTTCACAGAAACGCGAAGGAAGAATTTCACGCGGAAGATGTAACAGAAGTGTATCTGTTGTTAAAGGAATCTCCGAAGCATGTTTTTAGTGTTAGAGGATATTCTCAAGTATATGTAATCAATACAAATGATTGTTTTTCGTCCATTGTGAACGGAAGTCGATTAGAGCTTTTTGACAAAACAGTCGAGAAGAATACAAGCAAAGGCGACGGAATCCATTCTATTTATCCTAAAACGGATGGCCGTGACGATGACAAAAGTTATGAGTTTGTAGACGGTTTTCTCATCCAGTCTTCTCGCTTTGAAGATGGAAAGGGAATGCGCCCAGCTCAAAAGTTTAAAATTAAGAACTGCAAACTTGTTGAGTTGAAGTGAGTGAAAGCATGAAAGAGAGCGGAAGACAAAGAGGCTTCGTGCTTGGCGAAGCAGTACGGGACAAAGCGACTGGCCAAAAGATGTATGTAGAAGTAGCTTGGACTCCCTCGAAGGTAGCTTGTGTTTACTTTGATCCTGAGAAGGAAGAACTTGTTAGGGTTCAGGTGTTTCCCGAGGATTTGGAGAGGATCAAGGAAATCCTCCCGTATCTTCCGAAGTGAACGCTCGCGGAACTCTTCCAAACGAGAAAACGAATTTTGAATATGAATAGGAACGAGAGAACAAACGGGAAACACTTTGTGCTTGGGGAAGCGGTTCGCAACCGGGTGACAGGCCAAAAGATGTTCGTAGATGCGAGTTGGAGCCCTGAAGTCACTTGTGTGTATTTTGATCCTTCCAAGAATTCCCTCGTGAAAGTGGAAGTATCTCCTGAGGATTTAGAGACGGTTGAGGAGTTGCTTTCGCGACCTGTGTGAGATATTAAAGTAAAATGAGAAATCGTTACTTGCCCGGCCGTCTCCTTGCTGGGCTTTTTGTTTTTGGTGGGTTGCGATTTCTTTGATTAAAGATCTTGAATGATTTTTTGGAGTTCTTTGTCTGAGATGTTTTCTTTTTCTGATTTGTCGTAAATGGAAACGAGATATACGATTTTGTCGATTAGAAAGACACAGGTGACGACTCTGGCTCCGCCTGATTTTCCTTTTCCTTTGGAAGCGATCGGGATTCTGATCTTGTAGCAGTTTTGACCGATTGAAGTACCTTGAGTCGGTTTGTTTTCCAAGGAAGAGATTAAGTCTTTGTATTCTTTTTTCAGAGAAGGATATTTTTTGACAAGCCGCTTGAGTTCTCTTTCGAATTGAAGAGAGGTAAGAATACTAAAGTTCATCAAGAAGTTCTTTAGCGGATTTCAGTTTGATTTTTCCGGCTCTGGCTAACTTCACTTCTTTCATCCCTTGTTTTATACCCTCCAGGATTTCTTTTTTAGTGGGTTCTTTCTCTTCTTGTTCGGTAATGATTTTGAACTTCACGGATGCGAGATCTTTTAGGATTTCGAGGAGAGCTTGAGCTTTGTTGTCTTTGATATCGATTAGGACTTTCATTGTTTTTGTTTAGAGAGTTTTGTTGTTACTTGGTAATCACGTAAATGTCTTTTCTTACTTTTTCTCGAAACAGATATGCTTCAATGAGATCTTTAATCGATTCTTTTTTTTCTTGGGGAAGTTCTTGAACTTTTCTAAACATTTCGAGGAGTTCTTGGTCATCCAAATTGACGCGAGCGGCGTTGTCTGAATTTCCATCGAGAAGATAGTCTGTAGTGACGCCGAGTGCATCCGCGAGTGCCTTGAGTTTGTCGGCGGAGGGTCTTGAGTCGCCTCGCTCGTATCGACCGATGTGATTGTAGTTGAGGTCTGTTAATTGGCCAAGCTCTTCCTGAGACATTTTTTTTGTGACCCGTAATTGCCGGAGCCTTTCCGGGAATTGATCCTTGGTGCTTTTCTTCTGTTTTGAAGCCATTTTCCTTCATCTATCGCTTAAAATTAGTTCCTGTCGATCAAAAGTTCCGTTTTTTCGATTGCATTCTATGACAAGGATCGAATATCCTGCCTTGCAGATATGACGGAAAATACTACACCTATGTAGGATTGTACAGTCGAAATTTTTTTCACCCCAAGGAGCCTTTTTCCATGCCCAGCCGCCCGACCTTAGAGGAAATCAAACGCAACACGGACCTTGTGGCCTTGGTGCGAAGCTACGGGGTCGAAATCCGGCCTCACGGCAAGAACTGGGTGGGCCGCTGCCCGTTCCACGATGACAAGACTCCTTCGTTCGTTGTAACACCTTCGAAGAACTTGTGGCATTGTATGGGAGCGTGTCAGGTCGGCGGCAGCGCGATCGACTTCGTGATGAAGAAGGAGAACGTGAGCCTCAGACAAGCGATCGAGAGACTGAGAGAGAAGAGCCTTACTTTTTCGCCAAACGAACCGAACAAGAATCCAAGCGATCCCCAAACAAACGAAAACTCTGCTCATACAAAATCAAGAATCCGTAAACCCTACAAAGACTTTGAATCGGAAGAGAAGAAGTTCATCGATTCAGTATTTGCTTACTATCAAGAGACGTTGCCTGGGAATGCGAAGGCGAAGGAATACTTGAAGGGCCGAGGCGTATATGATGAAGGGATACTTTGGAAATTCGGAGTTGGGTATGTGGACGGGAGTTTGTATCAGAAATTTCTTTCGTCGTCGCGTACGGTGAGAGGGCAAGAGGAAAGAAGGATCTTGAGTGAATACGGAATCTTGCACGAGAGACGGATTGTGGAACATTTTTTAGGGCATGTAGTTTTTCCGTTATCGGATGAAGAGGGTAATCGTAGCGGGATATACGGAAGGAACTTGGGGAAGAAGAGCGAACTACTTGCCCAAAGACACAAATATTTGCCCGGACCACATACGGGACTTTGGAACCGAGAAGCGTTTTTAGAGAAGGACTTGGTGCTTTGCGAAAGCGTGATCGATGCTTTGACGTTGTATGTAAACGGAATTCGGAACGTGACTTGCAGTTACGGAGTGGAGGGATATACGCCGGAACTGCATGCGGAAATTCTAAAACAAAGACCGAGACGGATTTGTATTGCGTATGACAACGACACGGCGGGGAAGGAAGCGGCGAAGAAGTTAGGATCACGACTCATCGAAGAAGGGTTGGCCTGTTACCGAATGGAACTGCCTCTTTTGACGGATGTAAACGAATACTCGCAGAAGTTAGAGAAGCCGCAAGAGGAATTGAACGCACTTGTGTTAGATGCGGTTCGAATCGGGGACGGAAAGGGAATGAGCCTTCTTCGAGAAAAGGAATCAGCCTTTCCAAAACCGGAAACTGGAACATTAGGGAAATCATACGTAGAAGAACAAGAAAGAAAAGAAACGCCGTCTTTGGCGATATCAGAACAGACAACGACAGGAAGAAAGGATACGCCGAGAGGATTTGTAATCGAGAGAAAAGAGGAAGAGATCACGTTTCGCAAAGGGGAACGAGAGTATCGGGTGAGGTCGTTATTCAAGAATCAGGGATTGGATATGATGAAAGTAAATCTGCGTTTGCTTGTGGGGGAATCGTATCACATTGAGACGTTGGATGTGATGAACCAGCGTATGCGAAAGAATTTCATTCAGATTGCCAACGACGCGACTGGAATCTTAGAGGAAACGATCACAGGCGATTTGAAGGAAGTCTTTCGGGAACTGGAAGAGATGTTGTATGACCATTTGGAGAAGCTAAAGAAGCCGGAAGCGAAGCAAGTTCAAATGAGTGTTTTGGAAAGAGCCGAGGCGATGAAAGTATTACAAGATCCTGAACTTGTAAAACGGATCTTGGAAGACTTTGAGAGAATGGGACTTGTTGGGGAGAGAACGAACTCACTGCTTGGATACTTGGCCACACTGACAAGACGAACAGAGAATCCTTTGGCCGTGATTATACAAAGTTCTTCTTCTGCGGGGAAGTCGACACTCATGGATTCGATCTTGGATTTGGTTCCGGGAGAGGAGAAGGAGAAGTATTCTGCGATGACCGGCCAAAGTCTTTTTTATATGGGAGCGAAGGACTTGAAATACAAAGTCCTTGCGATCTCGGAAGAAGAGGGAGTGGAGAAAGCGAAATACGCGCTCAAGATATTGCAGAGTGAGAAACGGATTAGCATCGCAACTACAACGAAGGACCAGCAAACGGGGAAACTCGCGACGACGGAATACGCGGTGGAAGGACCAGTCGTGTTGTTTCTCACGACGACGAGTGTGGAGATTGACGAGGAGTTACAAAACAGAGCAATCATCTTAACGGTGAATGAGGAGAGAGAGCAAACCAAAACGATCCTCAGGAATCAAAGAGAAGAGGAAACACTTTCGGGAGTGTTAAAGAAAAAGACCAAAGAGAAAATCGTAACCTTACATCAAAATATACAAAGACTCCTTCGACCCTTGGCTGTAGTGAACCCGTATGCAAACGAACTCAAGTTCCCGGACACAAGACTGCGGATGCGTCGGGATCAAAAGAAATATTTAACGCTGATCCGATCGATTGCGTTACTTCACCAATACCAAAGAGAGGTGAAGATCGCGAGAGACGAGAACGGGCAAGAGGTATCCTATATCGAGGTAGAGAAACCGGATATCGAGCTTGCGAGTTTGTTATTTAGCCGAGTCTTCGGGAAGAACTTAGACGATCTTTCACCGCATACCAAGAAGCTGTTGTCAGACATATCCGACTACGTGAAAGAGCAGGCGGAAAAGAAAGCGGTGGATCGAAGTGAGATCCGACTCACGCGCAAGGAGATACGAGAAAGGACGGGAGTGAGCGACACAAGGCTTCGTGTTCATCTAAAGAGATTGGAAGACCTTGAATACTTGTATGCAAGGAGTGGAAGACAGGGTTTAGTCGTAGAATACGAACTGCTTTGGGAAGAGGAAAAAGAGAACGAAGCTGACTTCTCTTTTGCACTTTTTGGAGAAGGCCCCGGTAAACAGGCGCATACCTGGAAAGTTCTCTTCTCAAATACCGATTTAGCGGGAAGTTCTCTTTCATTCGATCTCACTTCGCCTGGCAAAAACACTACTTCGCCTATCGTTCGCCTGCCCTTAGCTCCCCCTTTGCCTGGGGGTAGCCTAGGCAAAGAAATCGTCCAAAACTCAAAGAATTCTGCTTCGATCGGCGATTCAGAGCAAAACGAGGAAACAAGTTCAGAAAATACAGTACTAGAGGGAAAAAGAAATGGGGAGTAACCACAGACAGGGTGATGTATTCAGGGAGAAACGTGACAAGATCCCGAAGGGACAACACCATTTGCACAGACTGACCACGAAGCAGACTCCGAGTATATTAGAACTATATATATTAGAACATTTGCAATCGATGTATTCATCACGTTACAGTAATGGGAGCATACAACACAGACGTTTCTCGTTGCTTTTGCTTTTGGAATGGTGCGAGGAAAGGGGAATCGATTCACCTTTGGAATTGACACGTTCTTTGATGGAGAGGTTTCAAAGATTTGTGGGGCAGTATCGGAATCGAAATACGGGTCAACCTGTTGCGATCAATACGCTTAGCAGTATGCTTGTGGATGTGAGAATGTTTTTTCAGTGGTTGGAGAGGCGGGAGTATATACCAAAGAATCCGGCACTTGATTTGCGGATTGTTTCAATCGGGAGACGACTTCCAAGAAATATATTAAAGGTAGAAGAGGCGGAGAGGATATTGCAGGAACCGGATTTAGAAACTCCTTATGGAGTTCGTGACCGAGTAGTTTTGGAGTTATTTTATTCGACGGGGATTCGTTGTTTCGAATTACAAAAGCTGAAACTAACGGACATTGATTTTGCGAATCGCACTGTCTTTATCAGAGAGGGTAAAAGAAGACAGGACAGAATGATACCGGTGTCAACAAGGGCGTTAGAGTGGATGCGGAAATACGTGGAGGATGTTCGTCCCGGACTTGTGAGTTTACCGGATGAAGGATATATATTTTTAACGAACAAAGGGAAAGCGTTACATACAAGTCAGATCATTGCGATGACGACCAAGTATCGGGAGCAATCGGGAGTAACGAAGCAGGGATCGACCCACATGTTTCGTCACACGACAGCGACGCTGATGCTCGACAACGGAGCGGATATCCGTTATATCCAAGAGATGTTGGGCCACAGGAGACTGAATTCGACTCAAGTATATACGCACGTAGCGATATCTAAGTTGAAAGAGGTGTATGACAGGACGCATCCGGCGGAACAAAAGAATTCAAAAAAGAAGGACTCTGACTCTGATACAAGTTAAACCTGAATAACAGAGACACCTTTCACCGGTTAAAGAAGGACAACCCTTCTTTAACCGAAATCAAAGAAACAAAAACTAAAACAAGAAATTCAAAAAGACTAAACTACTTAGGAGGCCGAAGGTATGCAGATTGTAACGCTTGCGAATTTGAAGGGAGGGGTCGCGAAGACGACGACTGCGATCAACGTTTCTCTCCAGCTCTCCAGAAGAAAAAGGAGAGTGTTGTGTATGGACTTGGATTTGAACAACAACCTAACGGACTTTTTTCTTCGTGGAGAGAGCGAAGAGGAGTTGGATGCAAGGAATGTGTATCACGCGTTGTTGGAGCAGAAGGAAATCGAGACTTGTGTGTATGAAACCCGGTTTGCGGGAATTTCAATCTTACCGGCGACACTTGCTTTGGGAGAGATCACGAAGGAGCTTGGAAGTGATCCGGGGGTACTTGCAACGTTTGTTTCGAAGCTAAGAGGTTTGCCGTATGACTATGTAATCATCGATACGCCTGTGTATTTTTCATTAGAGCTACGGTTTGCGCTTTTTGTAGCGGATATGGTGTTGTATCCGATCCGTCCGGCGAGATGGAACTTTCAAGGGACAAAGACACTCCTCGGAGAAATTGAGAAGATGTTTAGAGAGTTTCAAGAAACAGGAATCCAAGAGGCAAAGCCAAAGACAATGCTTGTTCCCTCGATCGTGGGGAAGAGAAAGCAGGAAGCGGAAAGGATCTTGAGACTCAGGACAAAATACAAAGTTTCGAAAACTGTAATATGGAAGTTATCAGCGATTGAGACGGCAACGGAGATGGGAAGAGCTTTGAAAGAGAACACAAAGGGTTACGAGTTGTTTCGGGAGTTGACGGAAGAGGTTCTGAGGCTTGAAGAGCAATCGTAACATCAAGGAACAAGTTTAAGGGGGATCGGATGAAGAGCAAAGAAGAAAAAGCAAAAGAATGGATGGAAGAACAAGAATCAAGTCCCCGTCTTGGCTCATCGGTTTCAAGAACGTATATCCCGAAGGGAGTAACGCTCAACCCGATTGTGAAGATGGTGAAGCCTGAGAACTTGAAGCCGAATCCGAACAACGACTTTGATCCCTTGACAGAAGAAGAATATGTGAACTTGAAAGAGGACATTGCACGCAATGGAATCTTGGATGCACTGACCGCCAAAAAAGACGGAACGCTTGTGACTGGAGAGAACCGCTACCGGATCGCGTTAGAGTTAAAGGAACATGCAGACGAGAATGTGCGCCGTCGTGTGGAGAATATACCTGTTCGATATTATATGAACGCACTGACCCCCGAAGAGGAATACGACATTTTAGAAGGGGACAATTTGTTTCGTCGTCATTTGACTGCGGAACAAAAGAAAGAACGACTCAAGAGAAGAATTCTTCGCAAATACAAAGATGATCTTCTTCAAGACAACCGGGGAGGGGATCGGAAGAGTGAAATATCGAAACAAGAGATCGAATCTTTGCAAGAAGAAAAATCAAACGATCACCCTGAACTTTTGATCGAGAGTTCTGAAATACAAACGGATCTTTTACCTGGAACTGCGAATGCAGAATCAAAAGAGGAGAGTGAATCTTTGATTGGAACAGATTCTGAAAAATCAAAATATCACCCTGATATTTTGATCGGAAAGCAAGATGTTGCTAAGAAGGTTTCTGAGAATGAAAACATACCTCTTGGGACGGCTCGACGATATGTAACGGAGTTAAAAAAAGAACTGAAAAGCAAGGATCCAAAACCTGCAAAGAAGAAGGCAACCAGGCAAAAGGAAGTTGTTACCAAGAAGGAGAAGGTAAAGGAATTCCAAAAGAAGTATTCCAAGCTGAGCGCATCGGCGAAGAAAACGGAAGTGAGTCGTTTGGTTGGAAAGCTCATTCAAGTAAGGAAGAAAAGAGAGAAGCTGGAAGCTCAGGTTACAATTTTTCAACAGGAAGATTCGGAGATTGTGGAGAAGCTGTTTGCCGTTGGAGAGAAGAAGAGGGTTCAGGGTTTGGGTGTATGAGAGAGAGCAAACATTCTAAAGAAACTTTGAGGTTGGTCACTCCGAAATCATCTGAAACGGAAGAAGAGAGATTGTTCTGGGAGAGAATCGAAACTTTTTGGAAGAGATTTGAGAGTTTGAGTGCTTCTGGAAAGAGAGAGGAAGTCAAAGGGCTGTTTGCGACGTTTCAGAAAAATCAAAAGAGGATGGAAGTTCTACTGTTTCAGTGGAAGGATCTTTTCGAGAAAGACAGAGAGACGAGAAGAAAGCTCCGAGTGATTGGTGAGAGAATGAGAGGAAAACGGAGGGCTTGATTTTTTTAGAAAAGATTTTTCCTTTTAGTCGGCATTGTCATTTCGGAAAAAGGGCGTTTTTTCCCTCACTTTTCCTCGTTTTTCCTCACTTTGATTTATCCTGAAATTTCCTGCATTTTCCTAATCTTGTATTTTCGGGATTCACTGCTCTTTCTTTTACAGCATCTGTTTGAAACATTCCTCTTTTAGCTGTGAATAGCGGAGCTTTCCAAAGCAGACAGAGAATTCAATTTCAGAGCGAATTCTCCGAGGCGTCCCTCGGAGATCATCTTCACAGTTTCATTTCATCATTTCAACGACCAGCTCAACTATATCGATCACAATCAAAACGATTTTGAAAATCAACAATACGACTCTCGGATCCACTTTCGATCCTCCATTTTTTAAATTCGCGAGCTCAATTCTAATCTCGCTAAATTATCTTTTGCGCCGGATCGGAAGAGTTTGAAAAAAAATCGGAAAAGAAAGAAAAAACGAACGAGAATCGAGATCGATTTTGCCGGTGAAGATTTGTCTTTCGTATCAGAGGATTTCTTTGTTATTTCATTGTTTTTCTCCAATCCAGCCTTCTTTCTTTAGCTGAAATTTTATCGGCTCTCATGCGGCATATTGATTGATATGTCGAGCGGACGTGAGGGAATCCGAGGCCGTGGCGCAAGTCTGAAGATTGATCTTCGGCACAGTAAAGTAATGCACAAAATCAAATTCGAATATCCGCACACGCGAGGACACTTCGGATATTGGCCAATATCGGAAGTGCCGAACATCCGCGTCATGAGAGCCGCTCTTACAGCAAAGATTTAAAGAAGGCTGGATTGGAGCCTGCTCTTTTCAAAACAAATTCAGGTTTTGAAGGATTTCCAGGATGACCTTGAGGATTTCTGCGACGTTCAGAATGATTTTCGAAATTAAATGTATTAGTTTCAACATTTTGTAAATTCTCCTTTGAATACAGTTTAGCGGAAACTACAGATTTGTTAATTTTCGCTAAAAATATATTTTGCAGAAGAATCCGTTTTGATCTAAAAAAACTGCTGAGTTGGATGAATTGAATGATTGGAATTTCAAAAAGATTCAAAAATGGAACTTGTGTGGAACTTATCCGTTACCTATACAAGATTCGCATGAAAAAATGAGTTGCAGAATGTTGAAGTCTGAAGAATGCTTTTGAAACTTCTTCTTTCCAACTTCTAAAAAGAAAGAATCGAACACTTGCCTTTATTATCCATTGCGCTCCTTGTTGTGGAGCCTCTAAACTCAAAACCCCGATCTTTGGATCCTTTTCTAAAGACGAACCCGGCGGAAACGCCGGGGCGGAGGGGGGAGAGTAATACCCCCCCGCAAATCAAATGAGTTTTTAAAATCAAAACTGAACGATATTGAATATTTCTGAATGAAAAAAACTATTTTCCTTTTGTTTTCGAAAGAACTCTTTATGAAATCGAATTCGTTTGGCTGAAACCGAATATTTCCGCTTTTATCCATCGGAAAAATACTAGCATTTACTAGCTTATCTTTAACATCCCGGTAAAAGCAGGGTCAAGCCCTGCATTTACCGATCCGATTAACGTTTAACTGAGGAAAATTCGGATTAAATCCAGAATTTTCAGAATGATTTGAAACACGAGTTTCCAAATCGATATTTGATTTTTCTTCATATCGCCCACCTCCCATATATTAGTATCAATTCTGCATTTTTTGAAAAACTATGGAGAGTCGTAGCTCACCTTGATGTTCTAAAATGTTTCTCTTGATCTATATACATTAGTAGAAGTTGTTCCGGTACTTTTGCTTTCGGATTCGTTCCCACAAAGGTTTTCGGTAATCCAACGCAGATCGAACCAAACTTTAGAAGAGGTGTTTTTGTTTTTCTTTGTTTGGCTGCTAAAGAGAGGAAAAATTGACTCTAATTTTGATACAGAATCTTGAATTTACTGTGAAAGGCTGCGCTTCCTCTTTAGTCGCCTTTCCTTTTTGCAAAAAGGATTCGACCAACGATGAAAATTAGATCTTTGAGAGGAGAATTTTGCGGGTCTTCGTTTCTAAATGCTTCCTATCCAAGACTTGTTTCGAACCTGTTCTGTACTTGTGATTTTCAAAAGTGACTTGTTTGAATCTTGTGAGAGACTTGTCTTGAACCTGTCAGAATCCTAAAAGGTTTTTACCGGCAATGAATTTGCTTGAAACGGCAAATTCTCTGCAATTTTCCTAAGTTTTCCGAAATTTTGATTTCGCTCGTATTTTGGAAACTGGAATATTCAAAAACTCACTTAGAGGAAAAAGTTTGAGTTTCAAAAAACCTCGTCTAGGTGAATTTTTTAGGTGTGAGAATTAGTTTTGGGCTAAATCGCTTTGAATTAGCAAACGCTCTTCGAATTTTGGGGTTTTGTTGGTAGTTCGCAATGGGCGTTAACAAGCGGTTCATAACTATGATTTGTCGATGCGAGCGATATTGGCAAAGATAAATACTCCTGTTAAAGATCGTATTGCGATGGCTACCGATCGAGAGAAGTTTGACTTTGAAGGCTCGACTTGGGTGAGAAAAGGCGGAGAACCAACCTTTAACAAAAAAGGGGAGCAAACCGGTCACAAACCTTATTACTACGAATCGGCGAGCAACCAATACAACAAGAGTGACCGGTTGTATATCGAACCGACAGCGGATGGCAAGGATATCCAGCTAAGACAGGTTCAGAAAGAAGGCGAATATTATCACGATTACAAAGTATATGACAAATACTTTAACTGGAAAGGGAACGTAGACTTTGCAGGCAACTTACCTCATCTGAATCCACAAGACTCTAATTCCGTAAAATTCCACTTAGACTATACAGACAAGTTTGCGAAGGAACGAGGATACAAATTCGAGAAAGATGCAAGTGGGGCTACGAAGACGAATACTATTAATGTCGATGGAGAAGGCCGTAGTTATGTTAACACGACCGATGGAGGACGTGTGCTGCTTGGATATGCGGCGGCAACTCAGAGAGATACTTATTTCAAAGATCTAACAGCTAACAACAAACCAATTATCTACGACCGATTGGGAACAAGGGATGATTTAACTTTTAAAGGGATTTGTAATGCGAGGGCACCTGGAACAGTGATGCAAGGCCTTGGATACAAGATGAGCGATGCTCAAGTTAAAGAAAATGGAAATATGGGTGTTATGATTGCTAGAACATCGCAAGAACATGGTAATACTTTGATAGACGGAGGCCATTTATTCGGTCGCAAGCCGAGCAATATCACGATTGAGGCCCTTTCTGAACACAGCTTTTCGAAGTATGGTTTTGAAATACCCCAAGGTGGAAGTATTTATAACGGTGTTTCAAAACCTGAGAAGATTTCAAGAGGACCACTTGAGTCGGACATAGCTTTCGAGCAAAAAAAGAGAGCGTATGACGATCAACTTGAGGTACGTGCTCAAAGATCTTTAGACAGAGTTAGACCTTGGGTAATTGACCAAATTAAGAAAGGAAACGCGGTAGTAGCTGGAGGAGATTTTACTCCTGATGGTCACGTAGTTACGATCGTAGGATATGACTCGAAAGGATATATTGTCCATGACTCTTGGGGGGATGCTACGAGAGGCTACGGCGGTTCGTCTATCACTTCGGGGCAGTACGTTCATTACCCATTTGACAAATTTTCCCTTGGATATGGATATATCCTGAAAAAGAAGAAGTAAGTAGGAGAAACCGATGAAATTGGCATATTCATTTTCCGCATTGTTGCTTTTGAGCATATTGAGTCTTTCGGTTTGGGGGCAAGCTGATCCATATCCGATCAAGGATTGTATCGGGAAGGATGGAA comes from the Leptospira sp. WS92.C1 genome and includes:
- a CDS encoding helix-turn-helix domain-containing protein: MASKQKKSTKDQFPERLRQLRVTKKMSQEELGQLTDLNYNHIGRYERGDSRPSADKLKALADALGVTTDYLLDGNSDNAARVNLDDQELLEMFRKVQELPQEKKESIKDLIEAYLFREKVRKDIYVITK
- a CDS encoding ParA family protein, translated to MQIVTLANLKGGVAKTTTAINVSLQLSRRKRRVLCMDLDLNNNLTDFFLRGESEEELDARNVYHALLEQKEIETCVYETRFAGISILPATLALGEITKELGSDPGVLATFVSKLRGLPYDYVIIDTPVYFSLELRFALFVADMVLYPIRPARWNFQGTKTLLGEIEKMFREFQETGIQEAKPKTMLVPSIVGKRKQEAERILRLRTKYKVSKTVIWKLSAIETATEMGRALKENTKGYELFRELTEEVLRLEEQS
- a CDS encoding tyrosine-type recombinase/integrase; translation: MGSNHRQGDVFREKRDKIPKGQHHLHRLTTKQTPSILELYILEHLQSMYSSRYSNGSIQHRRFSLLLLLEWCEERGIDSPLELTRSLMERFQRFVGQYRNRNTGQPVAINTLSSMLVDVRMFFQWLERREYIPKNPALDLRIVSIGRRLPRNILKVEEAERILQEPDLETPYGVRDRVVLELFYSTGIRCFELQKLKLTDIDFANRTVFIREGKRRQDRMIPVSTRALEWMRKYVEDVRPGLVSLPDEGYIFLTNKGKALHTSQIIAMTTKYREQSGVTKQGSTHMFRHTTATLMLDNGADIRYIQEMLGHRRLNSTQVYTHVAISKLKEVYDRTHPAEQKNSKKKDSDSDTS
- a CDS encoding SH3 domain-containing protein, coding for MKILELRLGLIFLLVVVLNCGGTAPIQKDSSPSPSNASETGMYGYVRGSSVNVRSNGKLASDKVGMLKKGEVVKIESVSPAKEDIQNDSEYWYQIKSKSGLVGWVYGKFLMVYDHAPLSEKEYIALFAKKLYPGESIKKVAAGEYEVKSPYNFSFNVKISLENGMIEVHRNAKEEFHAEDVTEVYLLLKESPKHVFSVRGYSQVYVINTNDCFSSIVNGSRLELFDKTVEKNTSKGDGIHSIYPKTDGRDDDKSYEFVDGFLIQSSRFEDGKGMRPAQKFKIKNCKLVELK
- a CDS encoding chromosome partitioning protein ParB, whose product is MKSKEEKAKEWMEEQESSPRLGSSVSRTYIPKGVTLNPIVKMVKPENLKPNPNNDFDPLTEEEYVNLKEDIARNGILDALTAKKDGTLVTGENRYRIALELKEHADENVRRRVENIPVRYYMNALTPEEEYDILEGDNLFRRHLTAEQKKERLKRRILRKYKDDLLQDNRGGDRKSEISKQEIESLQEEKSNDHPELLIESSEIQTDLLPGTANAESKEESESLIGTDSEKSKYHPDILIGKQDVAKKVSENENIPLGTARRYVTELKKELKSKDPKPAKKKATRQKEVVTKKEKVKEFQKKYSKLSASAKKTEVSRLVGKLIQVRKKREKLEAQVTIFQQEDSEIVEKLFAVGEKKRVQGLGV
- a CDS encoding type II toxin-antitoxin system RelE/ParE family toxin: MNFSILTSLQFERELKRLVKKYPSLKKEYKDLISSLENKPTQGTSIGQNCYKIRIPIASKGKGKSGGARVVTCVFLIDKIVYLVSIYDKSEKENISDKELQKIIQDL
- a CDS encoding CHC2 zinc finger domain-containing protein, with product MPSRPTLEEIKRNTDLVALVRSYGVEIRPHGKNWVGRCPFHDDKTPSFVVTPSKNLWHCMGACQVGGSAIDFVMKKENVSLRQAIERLREKSLTFSPNEPNKNPSDPQTNENSAHTKSRIRKPYKDFESEEKKFIDSVFAYYQETLPGNAKAKEYLKGRGVYDEGILWKFGVGYVDGSLYQKFLSSSRTVRGQEERRILSEYGILHERRIVEHFLGHVVFPLSDEEGNRSGIYGRNLGKKSELLAQRHKYLPGPHTGLWNREAFLEKDLVLCESVIDALTLYVNGIRNVTCSYGVEGYTPELHAEILKQRPRRICIAYDNDTAGKEAAKKLGSRLIEEGLACYRMELPLLTDVNEYSQKLEKPQEELNALVLDAVRIGDGKGMSLLREKESAFPKPETGTLGKSYVEEQERKETPSLAISEQTTTGRKDTPRGFVIERKEEEITFRKGEREYRVRSLFKNQGLDMMKVNLRLLVGESYHIETLDVMNQRMRKNFIQIANDATGILEETITGDLKEVFRELEEMLYDHLEKLKKPEAKQVQMSVLERAEAMKVLQDPELVKRILEDFERMGLVGERTNSLLGYLATLTRRTENPLAVIIQSSSSAGKSTLMDSILDLVPGEEKEKYSAMTGQSLFYMGAKDLKYKVLAISEEEGVEKAKYALKILQSEKRISIATTTKDQQTGKLATTEYAVEGPVVLFLTTTSVEIDEELQNRAIILTVNEEREQTKTILRNQREEETLSGVLKKKTKEKIVTLHQNIQRLLRPLAVVNPYANELKFPDTRLRMRRDQKKYLTLIRSIALLHQYQREVKIARDENGQEVSYIEVEKPDIELASLLFSRVFGKNLDDLSPHTKKLLSDISDYVKEQAEKKAVDRSEIRLTRKEIRERTGVSDTRLRVHLKRLEDLEYLYARSGRQGLVVEYELLWEEEKENEADFSFALFGEGPGKQAHTWKVLFSNTDLAGSSLSFDLTSPGKNTTSPIVRLPLAPPLPGGSLGKEIVQNSKNSASIGDSEQNEETSSENTVLEGKRNGE